A genome region from Hevea brasiliensis isolate MT/VB/25A 57/8 chromosome 7, ASM3005281v1, whole genome shotgun sequence includes the following:
- the LOC110644693 gene encoding PLASMODESMATA CALLOSE-BINDING PROTEIN 5 isoform X2 gives MSGSLLLVFLLVAFSLPRSLRGQNGIAPRDLWCVAKNNADDQALQGAIDWACGPGGADCSPIQQGAPCYDPKDIQTTASWAFNDYYLKHGLTDDACFFSNSAALTSLNPSHGNCKFPSSLSVNNESISGSTTTTTIGMGPDSADLSGSNQIASTCF, from the exons ATGTCTGGGTCTCTGCTTTTGGTGTTCCTTCTAGTAGCCTTCTCGCTTCCTCGCTCTTTAAGGGGCCAAAACGGTATCGCGCCAAGGGATCTCTGGTGTGTCGCTAAGAACAACGCCGACGACCAGGCCCTGCAGGGAGCGATCGACTGGGCGTGTGGCCCCGGCGGAGCCGACTGTAGTCCCATCCAGCAAGGTGCGCCTTGCTATGATCCTAAGGATATTCAGACGACGGCGTCCTGGGCTTTTAATGATTATTACCTGAAGCATGGGTTGACTGATGATGCTTGCTTCTTTAGCAACTCTGCTGCTCTCACTTCCTTAAACCCTA gCCATGGCAATTGCAAATTTCCTTCCAG CCTATCGGTGAACAATGAGAGCATTTCTGGTTCAACAACGACAACGACAATTGGAATGGGGCCAGACAGTGCAGATTTGAGCGGAAGTAATCAGATCGCGAGCACATG TTTTTAG
- the LOC110644693 gene encoding PLASMODESMATA CALLOSE-BINDING PROTEIN 5 isoform X1 has protein sequence MSGSLLLVFLLVAFSLPRSLRGQNGIAPRDLWCVAKNNADDQALQGAIDWACGPGGADCSPIQQGAPCYDPKDIQTTASWAFNDYYLKHGLTDDACFFSNSAALTSLNPSHGNCKFPSSLSVNNESISGSTTTTTIGMGPDSADLSGSNQIASTWFWPIITSHLFVALATIIGS, from the exons ATGTCTGGGTCTCTGCTTTTGGTGTTCCTTCTAGTAGCCTTCTCGCTTCCTCGCTCTTTAAGGGGCCAAAACGGTATCGCGCCAAGGGATCTCTGGTGTGTCGCTAAGAACAACGCCGACGACCAGGCCCTGCAGGGAGCGATCGACTGGGCGTGTGGCCCCGGCGGAGCCGACTGTAGTCCCATCCAGCAAGGTGCGCCTTGCTATGATCCTAAGGATATTCAGACGACGGCGTCCTGGGCTTTTAATGATTATTACCTGAAGCATGGGTTGACTGATGATGCTTGCTTCTTTAGCAACTCTGCTGCTCTCACTTCCTTAAACCCTA gCCATGGCAATTGCAAATTTCCTTCCAG CCTATCGGTGAACAATGAGAGCATTTCTGGTTCAACAACGACAACGACAATTGGAATGGGGCCAGACAGTGCAGATTTGAGCGGAAGTAATCAGATCGCGAGCACATGGTTTTGGCCCATTATCACCAGTCATCTGTTTGTGGCGCTTGCTACAATAATTGGATCATAG